The stretch of DNA TTCCCACGGAAGTAGATCCCAGCAGAGACTCTACCAGTTTAATAGCGTTATTCCCccataaaagaaatactaAGCTCTTTCCGTCAGCCTCTCTGTCCTGAATTAATAATTGGACCACTCTTTTCGTAAAAGTTTCCCATCCGTGCTTAGAGTGTGAGTTTGCATTGTGCGCCCTTACACTTAATGCGGTATTTAGTAATAAAACTCCTTGAGAAGCCCAGTGCGTTAAATCCCCCACTTTATTGTCTTGAACAAAATCAGGGTATTCTTGCTTCAATTCTTTGTATatgtttttcaatgatgGTGGTGCTGGTGTGGGGTGTTTGACGCTAAACGCCAAACCATGCGCCTGATTATAATTATGATATGGATCTTGGCCGATTATCACGACTTTGACCTTGTCAAAGGGTGTTAGCCTTGTCCATGAGTAGATATCATTTGGTGGCGGAAATACGGTATGATCTGCTTGTTCTTTATTGACGAACTGTTTTAACTTAACAAAATAAGGCTTTTTAAATTCATCCATCAAATGTGGGAACCACGAATCGTCAATCGTTTGTAACTCTAGCAATAGTAACGAACGTAGGTTGGTACTCAAGTTCTTCGAAAAAGTACCCTTTGCATCAGAATCAAGAGAAACTTTGTTCGCAGTGGTCTCCTTCACGACCTCCTTTGTGGCTGCATCTTTTGCTATACTCGTGAATGTGGCACTtgttttcactttcttgTTGGGCGCCTCAATCGTACTCTTCTTTACACCAAAGAAATCTTCAATAGTAGTCTGTTTTCTCTTCTGAACTACCGTCATGACCAAATTTATCGACAACCTTCTCATTCACCACATGGATGTAAACGGCTTTGCAGAATCTCTGGTCATATACTAACTATAATGTATTAATTACGCGTAGAGCGGACACATTTCCAAGCTTTTTGACAATAGGGACAATATTGAGCTTCATATAAGGCTTCAACAGATATTgaagtgaagaaaagaaggtaCATTCTGGCAAAGTACATACCAAAATAGTTCAAAAACTATTCTTTGTGTTCCTCTTAGTCACCGAATCCAGATTTATACTTATACTTGGGCTTATCTGTCCTCCTAACTAGCATTTTTGCACTACTACGAATAGGCACGATTACGAACAATTGGAAGGGACTTGCATACAAAATACCAGTGGGCAGAATGGTCACGACTCCATTCCAATCTTCGCCGAGAAATAGTCTAAAATCTTCAACGACCTCACTGCGCTCAGTTCAAACGCAATCTGATCGTTTGGGGCTCAGGGAACCTAAGCACAAAACAACTAAATCTTGGTCAATGTGGGGAAATaatgatgacgaagaagTGGAATCATCTAATAGAAATAATGCGAAGGAAAATGGTAAATTCAATGGTCAAGAAGGTGCCACTGTTCCAAATAAAGGCACCAGCTTCCAGGATAACCAACAGACAACGATCTTAGAAGAAACGAGCAAGATTGAGAAAGGTGAGAACAATAAAGGCGATAAAAATGCAGCAGAGGCAGAAGTGACTACCAGATCTCGAACATGGCCATTTTTTTGGGGCAGCAGCAAGAAAGATCGGGAACCAACTCATAATATTCCTACTGGTACGGATGATAACGCCTTATCACATCTGGCAAGTAGTCTGAATCCAGCTCCCTTAACTAATACTTACATACCATACAAACCGGATGCTATATTAATCAGAGATAAAAACGTCAAAACCACAAAGAAATTAACGGATGATATAGGAGATCAGTTTCCTAATATTGTCGTACcagattttgatattttacCCAAAAAAACTATATGGAACACAGTCACATCGACCATTTTAAAATGGAAGATGGAATACTGGGATAGCAGACCTCCATCAAGGGtacgaaaagaaaaagaaccaaTGCAACGTTCACAGAATCAGTTTAAAGAGGAAATAAATGCAGCTGCAAATGAGGCAAAAGATGAGGAGCGCTTAGACCGAAGCAAAGAATCTTTATATAGGGTAGATccatggaaaaaaataaacctTCTATCAGATTACCAGTCCAGGCCTATCAGAGTTCTTCTTGTCGGTGTTCATGGCTTCTTTCCTACAAAAATTATCAGGCCATTCATTGGCGAGCCAACGGGTACATCTACTAAGTTTGTCACTGAAGCTGAGGAAATAGTGAAGGAATACTTTGACCAATATAAGGTACCCattgaaataaataaaattgCTCTAGAAAGAGAGGGGGAGATATTTGATAGGGTAGATTTCTTCTACGAAGTGATGAAGCATTGGagcaaagaaataaacaatTCGGATTTCATCTACTTTGTAAGTCATTCCCAGGGGTGCCCTGTCACTATCATGCTTCTAGCGAAACTGATCAAAAACGGTATAATAAACCTTGATAAttctcaatttttcaatgatgaaattCAATTTTGTTCCTCTAAGAAAATTATATCGGTATTAGCCATGGCAGGTATCAATAATGGTCCATTTTACGGTGCAGATCAAACCTTATTTGTTCGTGCATACCagacaattgaaaaagactCGTTGAGAGAATTATTCGAGTTCCAAAAGTTTGATTCTAAACAATCGCAAAGCCTCATAGAAGGCTTAAGaactattatctcaaatAATGTCAAGATTACGTTCGTGGGATCTATCAACGATCAGTTAGTTCCATTATATTCATCAATATGTCTTTTTGCAAACCACCCGAACATATTTCGAGCAATATTTATTGATAGAGGATCACAAACGCCAGCATTCATCACTCGCATAGTTAAAATAGCTGGTTCACTGCTGGACTTAGGTTATAACGACCATGGAATCATAAAAGAGATAAGCGGATCTTTGGCGGGTACCTTGACAGGAGGTGGTCACTCCACCATTTACAATGAGAAACAAGTCTACCATTTAGGCATCAAGTTTGCATTGGAGACAACtgatctttttgaaatgtATCCCGTTGAGTACTCACCGTACAAATTATCTGAGTTAGGAGCCAACCCTTATCGCTTGCCGTGGTGTATGAGGGGATTAATGTATGAATCAAACAAGCACttcaataatgaagagATCAAGATGTTGTTCAAGGAGTTTGAAGAATGGGACCCTGaaactaaacaactaaagGACATAAAAAACAGGCTTAACGGATTGAAATACCGACTTTAAGAAGAAATGTATCTTAGTAATTATATGTGTTATTTCCTTCAAAAAGAGTATAACTTgattcatcatattttttataaaagCATCTATTTGGCTCGAAGATTTACTATACTTGACACTATTTAGACGATCACATTCACTGGTATCTATTTATTTACttatttattcatttattcatttttcttctcgtTCTGTTATATTATTAGTATACCGCTATTTTATGGTCGCGTGTATTGAAATCATGATTAgtgaggaagaagaaaacagaaagTTGCGTTTAATGAtttctaataataaaaatgcATGTAGAAGAAAACCCCGAACTGAGTAATACGAAGACAGTATGAAGTGGTGTATCACATACGTTATCCTATACATCGTCCTTATATTCCAGAAGTTCCAGGGTTCTATAGCAACTGTATCTTATAATATAGATGATATACTACAGTTGCAAGATGAGACTGGTATCATAACAGTGACGGCTGAGAACTATCCACTATTGAGCCACGGTGTACCAGATTACTTTAATATCTTATACATCACTATGAGAGGTACAAACAGTAAGGGCATGGATTGCCAATTATGTCATGATTTTGAGAAAACATATCATACGGTGGCCAATGTTATTCGTTCACAGTCCCCGCAATCTCTAAGCCTATTTTTTACAGTAGATGTCAATGAAGTACCACAACTTGTCAAGGACTTGAAGTTACAAAATGTACCTCATCTCGTGGTATATCCACCTg from Saccharomyces mikatae IFO 1815 strain IFO1815 genome assembly, chromosome: 13 encodes:
- the UNG1 gene encoding uracil-DNA glycosylase (similar to Saccharomyces cerevisiae UNG1 (YML021C); ancestral locus Anc_5.555), translating into MRRLSINLVMTVVQKRKQTTIEDFFGVKKSTIEAPNKKVKTSATFTSIAKDAATKEVVKETTANKVSLDSDAKGTFSKNLSTNLRSLLLLELQTIDDSWFPHLMDEFKKPYFVKLKQFVNKEQADHTVFPPPNDIYSWTRLTPFDKVKVVIIGQDPYHNYNQAHGLAFSVKHPTPAPPSLKNIYKELKQEYPDFVQDNKVGDLTHWASQGVLLLNTALSVRAHNANSHSKHGWETFTKRVVQLLIQDREADGKSLVFLLWGNNAIKLVESLLGSTSVGNGSKHPNIMVMKSVHPSPLSASRGFFGTNHFRKINDWLYNIRGEKMIDWSVVPGTSLKEVNEANARLKPKSEDT
- the SMKI13G1080 gene encoding uncharacterized protein (similar to Saccharomyces cerevisiae YML020W; ancestral locus Anc_5.554), with translation MVTTPFQSSPRNSLKSSTTSLRSVQTQSDRLGLREPKHKTTKSWSMWGNNDDEEVESSNRNNAKENGKFNGQEGATVPNKGTSFQDNQQTTILEETSKIEKGENNKGDKNAAEAEVTTRSRTWPFFWGSSKKDREPTHNIPTGTDDNALSHLASSLNPAPLTNTYIPYKPDAILIRDKNVKTTKKLTDDIGDQFPNIVVPDFDILPKKTIWNTVTSTILKWKMEYWDSRPPSRVRKEKEPMQRSQNQFKEEINAAANEAKDEERLDRSKESLYRVDPWKKINLLSDYQSRPIRVLLVGVHGFFPTKIIRPFIGEPTGTSTKFVTEAEEIVKEYFDQYKVPIEINKIALEREGEIFDRVDFFYEVMKHWSKEINNSDFIYFVSHSQGCPVTIMLLAKLIKNGIINLDNSQFFNDEIQFCSSKKIISVLAMAGINNGPFYGADQTLFVRAYQTIEKDSLRELFEFQKFDSKQSQSLIEGLRTIISNNVKITFVGSINDQLVPLYSSICLFANHPNIFRAIFIDRGSQTPAFITRIVKIAGSLLDLGYNDHGIIKEISGSLAGTLTGGGHSTIYNEKQVYHLGIKFALETTDLFEMYPVEYSPYKLSELGANPYRLPWCMRGLMYESNKHFNNEEIKMLFKEFEEWDPETKQLKDIKNRLNGLKYRL